One genomic segment of Amycolatopsis granulosa includes these proteins:
- a CDS encoding FmdB family zinc ribbon protein, with protein sequence MPTYQYACKECGHRFEAVQSFSDASLTECPECTGPLRKLYGAVGVIFKGSGFYRTDSRSSSSASSPSSSTSSSSSSSSSSTSSESKSSSASSSSSSGTTTAAAAAS encoded by the coding sequence GTGCCCACGTACCAGTACGCCTGCAAGGAGTGCGGCCACCGTTTCGAGGCCGTGCAGTCGTTCTCCGATGCCAGCCTGACCGAGTGCCCGGAGTGCACCGGCCCCCTGCGCAAGCTCTACGGAGCGGTCGGCGTGATCTTCAAGGGCTCCGGCTTCTACCGGACCGACTCGCGCTCGTCGTCGTCAGCGTCGTCGCCATCGTCGTCCACCTCCTCGTCCAGCTCGTCCAGCTCGTCGAGCACGTCCAGCGAGAGCAAGAGCAGCTCCGCGTCCTCATCCTCGTCGAGCGGTACGACAACCGCGGCCGCGGCGGCTTCCTGA
- a CDS encoding 5-formyltetrahydrofolate cyclo-ligase — MGAQRNDEVTKAEWRAKLSAARAAASVQQRVAEAAALGRALLAMSLPDTVCGYVPFGTEPGSIGLLDLLRGRGTRVLLPVIPAAPGPLDWADYTGTASLAPGRFRQILEPTGLRLGADALAGAGLVLVPALAVDRRGVRLGRGAGHYDRSLAHAAPGAGLVAVVRDAELVEHLPAEHHDVLMTGALTPGRGHVPLPVTNPCLR, encoded by the coding sequence ATGGGTGCGCAGCGCAACGACGAAGTGACGAAGGCCGAGTGGCGCGCGAAGCTGTCCGCGGCGCGCGCCGCCGCCTCCGTGCAGCAACGGGTCGCCGAGGCCGCCGCGCTGGGCCGCGCCCTGTTGGCGATGTCACTGCCCGACACCGTGTGCGGCTACGTCCCCTTCGGCACCGAACCGGGCTCGATCGGCCTGCTCGACCTGCTCCGCGGGCGTGGCACACGGGTGCTGCTCCCGGTGATTCCCGCGGCGCCCGGCCCGCTGGACTGGGCGGACTACACCGGCACCGCGAGCCTGGCCCCGGGCAGGTTCCGGCAGATCCTGGAGCCGACCGGACTGCGCCTGGGCGCGGACGCGCTGGCCGGGGCCGGCTTGGTGCTCGTTCCGGCCCTGGCCGTCGACCGCCGCGGGGTGCGTCTGGGCCGCGGCGCCGGTCACTACGACCGGTCCCTCGCCCACGCCGCGCCGGGCGCCGGCCTGGTGGCCGTCGTCCGGGACGCCGAGCTGGTGGAACACCTGCCCGCCGAGCACCACGACGTGCTCATGACCGGCGCGCTCACCCCCGGGCGCGGGCACGTGCCGCTTCCTGTGACCAACCCTTGTTTGCGCTGA